The genomic interval ttaataatttaccAAGTACAAAACTTAAAGAGGAACTAAGAAAAGGGTCTCAAAcccttcatattttattcaaagAAAAATGAACCCAATTCTTCATTACAAAGGTATAATCTATCTTAAATCATTGAATGAATGAGACAAATGTACATTGAACAGACATTACAATATATAGTCTGCAGCTTAACCTTGAACAATAACAATGTACATTCAGTATAAGAATCCCTCCCAATTTAGTTTTCACAATTTAAATTTTACGATGAGAGGACTTCGAAACCAGAAAATATTGCTCCAATTCATATAACAGGACATAACATACCTTCATAGCAGGGTATCATCAACCTCCCATTTGAAAACTCGTTTTGGGCTCCTTCCATCTTTGAAGAGTCTGTTGAACAGAGCTTCGTCCAGATACTTAGTTAAACGCTTCGTCACGCTCCTGCTACGCCTGAATAGTTGAACCGCCATTTCTCTTCATCCCCAGTTCTACTTCTTCTCCAAAATTAGGGGTTTCGATCTCTGTGTGTGATGAAATCGATCAATTCAAACCCCTGCTGCTGCCTTCGAAAGGGGACGAAGACAAACGTGGTGGAACTGGAAACGAACTGTTTCCGGGTCTCCAAATTGGGCTTGCGTATGGGCTGGGCAATACAGATCTTTTCATAAACTGGGCCTCCAAGACTGAAAACTGGGCCTGTTAAATATGCGCCTACTTCCAACCTAAATAAGCAAAATATTGTGACAGAAGAAATTCATGGTTATGGTTTTCCTTTTTTATTGTTGGAGATATATGAATATTGAATACTCATTTATACGATTGCCATAAATGTAGCAAAAGTAGAATTTAGGGATATTTGTGACCAACTTCCTATAAATTTTTGTAAGTAGTACGACAGAAATTGATAAACCAAAGAAAGGATTAGATTTatctaattagttattattatgctttgtCATTAGATTAGTTGAAGAATATTCTAGACTATTTTCTATACTTCAGACAATTGTCCACTTGGAGTTGGAGTACTACATATATGTCTACAATTATTGTATTAGTCCTTTTCACTGTGTGAGAGTATAATCCAATTCCTCTTCTTTCACTATCAATTACTCTATTGCGTAATATTTGtcacaaataaataattaaattcattatCTAAACTTCAACAAAtacaacatataatatatagggAAATTCTAAAATGCACCAATACAACTCTATTTGTTTTAGtatctgaaataattttttagtcaaattttttctcatggtcatgtaaattatacttatttaagtcatcttgcaaaattttaagaaattcggaaaagtttaacacgccgaaaattgcGTTCAAGTAGtgtattgcacgcgtgactattttattttatacgcgtgtaaaatagactgtttgaatattgttttatatattgtaaataattccaaatttcttaaaattttgtaggatatcttaaatagctataacgtacatgaatatgaaaaaaaattagactaaattttttttctgcATACCGAAACAAGTAGAGGATGCATCAATACATCATTTTAAGAGGGTGCATTCTAGAATCACCCTAATATATATACCTAAAAAAATTAACGGTAAAATAACTTAAGCTTAATAAAATAGTAATCTAGTAgttttattgtcaatataaaaaatatatatatattactttaaacaaaaattataattaattttaataaatttatttaattttgtaagaatttaattgttataaaaaatatttgtgggttttttttattattattgtagtgtataattatcaaattaaaaaatttattttttatttcttcaaatgaaatttttttcaacCCCCATAAAGCTTGCAAGTGAGTCCGTCCCTATCCCAAATACTTTTAAGTAATGAAAATGAACAGTAGCAAATGTAGTATcagtcaataaaataaaaagaagttatataaatattaggTAAATATTGAGGTAAGCTTGAATTTATTTttgcaaataaaaataaaaacaaaattgagTAGTATTAGGactgttcatccgatccaatccgcaattTTCTGGtaaaacaacatccaatccgcactaagtgcgaattttattttttttggatccaatccaatacgcacaatagctcaaatccaatccgatccaatgcggattggatcggttactttgaattggttactttttaatattaaattatttaatatttatgaaaaaaaaatatttttttcacataactagcaacaaaataaaacaaattatagtcattttatgtctccaacaagacattaaataaataaaataacaaataacaaatttaaaggaagaaaaaaaattgtatatataaaaaaaatatttaattttattttaaattgtatgtagaaaaaatatataagaatagaatatacattttatctattaaattttacaatataattgtattatatgtataagacttttaaattactattttttttatattaaaatgttatttgtatatataatttttttaattttgttataaatatgtgtggattggattggatcggttacttttacatgtcaatcaacattcaaTATGCACAAGTgcgaattttgaattttccaatccaatccaattcgcacaagtgcggatatccgcactttgtGGATTGAATCGGCTATTTTATCACCACCCCTAACTAACTAGTATTGTAGAAAAGTAATAAGGGTAGATATATATAGTACTATAGGGGAGTTGTCCTAATCAAAAGATTGTGGAATTGGCTATCTTCCATTATATTGTCTGTTACTGCTCATGTGAAATGTGAACCCGAACTATCTAGATCATCTTATACCTTCTTTGCTTTTTCTTCATTCATTCACACGCATTTCTCCATCACGTTCTAAACATTCTTAATTAACAttcttctattttcttttctaatgaaATTCTTatattattgttaatttataattacaaCCTTAATTAATTTATGCTCCACCTTAcaacataaatatatttaattagttggTAGATAGAATTTAATATAAGAACTAATAAGAGGTTTGGgtcgtataataataataataataataataatatgatcatATCACTATTTGCAAGTGGTCGGTAATTGATTCTGGGCCATGTGAAGAGTGACCCGATGGATCTGAAAAAGTGAATGGGTCcaaaacttttttaattttagtaatcAACCACATTTCGGAAACATCTACCTACACCATCATTAttattagagtaatttgcggtgaAAATACCCAAGTTTAACTCGGAGttgcagataaatacctaacaaaaatttttggcggtaaaaataccttctgtTAAGGTAttggaacttccgtaggtacctggCCGTTAAATGCCAGGTAAGGGTCCAGCTGTCATGCTCTTATTGGTCCACatcattaattaatattttaattaaaaattcatttaataatttaagaattaaataaaaaaatatttttaaatcaaataaaaataataatatatattaaaattcgtattttaaattgataaataaaaacatacaatgattaaaattaaattaaaagtaaTGAAAATGTAAAAATCACAAACCCAAAAAATTCAAACTTCCATCAcaacaaaatcaaaatcaaattaattcaaaatcaaattcatTAACCTGATTCCAAATCCCAAATTAAACAGAAACTAATATACAAAATCATTCTTCATACATATAAATCTAACAAACTCACACAAAATCAAAACCTAAAAccaagaaaaaaatacaaacttacACATAAAAACCATAAACCTATAAACGCAAACCCAGCACTATGAAGAACAAATAAATATGAACTCTGAAAGTTCATCCAAAATccgaaatcaaataaaaaatcttCGCTACCAACAAATAAATCTCAGATTTTTAGATTTAGTTTTTCCCTTACCTAACAAAAACCAATTTTTTTTCACACGTAGAACACTTACTGTTTGGGTAGGTAACATTCACCATTTTTGTAGTAAAAAaactcagattttttttttcaaatgcaGAAAACTCTGAACTGTACGTCGAGAGCCTTTCACCATGGTGAGCTTTCAGATCTGGGTCCTGTTTAGTAGGATCTCTACCAGTGAGGTTTCTTTTCAGGTGAAGGTTCGTCTGCTATGGTGGAGATTGGGGATTTCTAGGGCTTTGAGATTTGATCTCCTCCAGTTTTGTTCGAAgcttctccaattcccaggCGTCTCTCCCGTGCGTTTGAATCGATCGATTCATCTGTTTGTCTCTCCTGCATTTGAGTCGACCGATTTCGTTTGAGTTGATCTAAAcatcaaaagaaaagaaaagagaagaagaacgAAGAAGTGTGAGATTTGGCGTTTGAGGTTcagatactttttttttaattataatttaattacatCAAGTTTACCCAGATGTCATGTGGCATTAGTTTAGggatttaattaatgattattaattaaaatataaattattaatgtatattattatttttgtttgattttaaaatactttttatttaattcttaaatttttaaatgaatttttaattaaaaaatacaaattaatgaTGTGGACCAATAAGAGAATGACAGTTGGACGCTTATTTGGTACTTAACGGggaggtacctacggaagttccaaAACCTTAacagaaggtatttttaccgccaaaaacttttgttaggtatttatctgcaaCTCCGAGTTAAAGTTGGGTATTtttaccgcaaattactcttattattattgttgttttttATTACCACGTTATTCACCACAAAAATAGTTTAATTGCTGTATTGCAATTATTGGCCTCTAAAATTGTACTTCACTacccctttcaaaaaaaaaaaaaattaattactttatTAACATTTAGGAAAGGGATAATTTtccaaatacacaaaaacaacaaaaaaaaaaaattatagaaatacggttttacagaattttaaacatttatattatttttttgattttatttacagaaaatacggtcattttatattgtactcttgttaatttattgttattttttgttatctgcatgttattttttattgttgttttgatgttatttaaatgttattttcattacttttatgtagtttttttgttgtttccgtattatttttatgaaaaaccgtaaaaatatatataaaaaaaaaattctatacacgtaataatgtaatttttttttaccaaaaatagtaccttatgtaattatcctttagaaaaatacaaatttctTACAACTTTTTAATTCcgataacaaataaaatttttaccaaaataattattttacaagAATAACAATATCTTTGAAGAGAAGTGTGGTGTTTGTCAAATCTTGTAATATTTTacgaaataatattttaaatacacTCTTTCAAAAAGAAATATATGTTTTAGATACACTCAACTCAacaaattatttgattttttttttctcttttgattTTAGGAAATGTGAGATAACTAACTACTAAACTATATTTATCTTTGGACACTTCATTTGATAGACTTATACATTTtcttaatatgatttttttttcttttttcttattaaataaCGTTATATGAACAAAACCCAAAAGCAAAATTATTAGagggaaaaaaatagaaaattgagaaattaaagtttaagagcttaaaaaaaaatagggttaCTAGTATAAccattaaaataatttgacacaACTCCTAGATTTATTGAGAAGATTGTTTTGATAAAGGATAATACGTAATGATTAGAGATGAGATTAGCGACATGTGGGGATCTATAAGCAATTAGTTAGTTTAATTGAATATTCTATTCTATTCTAAAATTTGTGGCGTTGGTCAAACGTGTGGAATAAACTATGGTCAACCAATACAAAAGAGGTGACCAACTGACCATAgtcataaattttaataataataaggctaaTAATAATGTTGGGGGAGCTGAACTGTGATAGACCCAACTCCCTTTTTTTACttgttaaaaatataaatgaacAAAACTTGCGGTTTCTGTCATATTAATATGCGCAGCCACACACGAAATCTGCATGTGACACGCACTGAACGTGCACCACCCTCATTTCATGTGCGTGTAAACCAACACCATCACATTATTCATCACCATCGGCGAAGCCACGTGAACACTAAGTGGGGAAGTCGTTCTAAGTTATTTGGAGCTTAAAGTTAAATAATCTTTTTTGACTACAAGTATTAATTGAATCAAATATTATCAAATTGTaatgttttgtttattaaaataattttaaaatacaagttGAATCATGTCAATCGAATCAATATTGAATGAGTAATGCTTGTTTTATTAAAAGTTGTTCTGATACTAATGCCCAAATTGACATATGACGTTAACGTAGACGCTGGGTGAATGAAAAAACGTGTTGGCAATGTATTTTTTGATGTCTAAATGATATTTTTACATAACTTAGTCAATTTCTTTGTTCTGGTGAAGCCCTTCACCAATTCTCAAAGATGTTGTTGTTTCACAGAATCGGGTGATTCGAAACTACCCGATTTGCGATTAAGTCACTTTgctaaaaaagtaaaattatgaAGTTGTGAATTTGACTTGTCTGAGTTCATAGCTCTCGTTTGTTATGAAAAACTAGACGAAAGCTCAAGACGGAATCAGAATCATATAAAATAGAACCAATCGCACCAGGTCATCATACTTTTCAACCTGGGCGATGGGTGCCCTTTTCGAAGCTTCTGGGTCCTCCAGGATGTCATTTTGATGCTTCCAAGGTCTTCAAAATTGAGGAAGAGGTCTCTTATCCTATTTTATACCATGCTGGAGAGAATGCCCGGagtagaatttgcatttaagtGACAGAAACCAACGCACTAAGTTGATTATCAGCCTGGCGCTGGGTCAGTTCTTGGCCCGTCAAGATTCTCGTTTTCTCCCCAAGTTTACTTGTATCCTCATTATTTATGATGACGGAAAAAATGACCGGAAgactttttgaaaaaaaaaattccttggAATGACCCAGTTTGACAAAATACCAACCTGGGCACAGGGGCCCAACACAAGATCACCCTGGGCACTTGGTCCTTGTTTTTGCCACAAGGTGGCTTCGTTTGACTAATGTGAGCACTTGTatcttaattatttatgaaaatagaGAATATGCTCGGAAGATTTCGTCATAATTCTAGATGTAAGTGGCTCAtgttgacaaaatgtcaacctaAGCACAGGGACCTAACACCTATGTGAACTTGGCCTGCTGGTCCCTATTTTTCCCTCTAGGTTGATTTGTTTTTTCCCTAAAAGAACTTGTTTTCTCGTTTtggatgaagatgaagaaaatGCTAGAAAAACATCTTTCAGTTTGGTGATTAGaggcgcccaagttgacaaaatGTTAACCTGGGCGTTGGGTGCACCTGGTGCCCTAGGCACCTTGAGCACTTAAGTGAATTTTGGAAGTTGCTCCAAATCAGATTTCGATGCCTCAAATATGTTCATAACAGGTCCAATTCATGTCTAAGTGCAAATTTTGGGTCATTTATACTAAGACGATCCTGAAAATTGAAAGCTTAGGCAGGTTGTCAACCTGGCCGCTGGGTGAAACCCTAGGTGCCTAAGTTAGCTTCTAGGGGTTCATTTCGACTCCTTTAAGTTTCTAGGCTTCGGACTTGGATTCTTCTTTATTCAAAATATTGAAGGATGTTGACTTGGAAACAACTTGCTACAGCATCCAAATACCCATTTCGGAGTCCTCGAAGTCAACTTGGGGCAGGGCTAGGGACCCTTTCCAAATACCCATTCTGGAGTCCTCGAAGTTGTTAGGTTATATgtagcctatgtttcgggtctgTAAAGTTAGCAttttctcgtctattggtgtcttttggagcagttttacgcttgattttcattttttcaggcacccggggtgttaaagctcaaattcagtcaaatggtgaAAAGACGGGACAAACTggcaaaaaaattagaaaaatcggCTCCAGAcgcgtcagtagtcgcgacctccataGAGCCAGGTTGCgaccctttttcatggtcgcgacTTTGAGatttggcagaaactcggtttttcgagttttgcctatAGTCACGACCAGCTTaaaggctagtcgcgactaggtacggaaaacgcagttttgacctaattttgatttttctctcaattggaggcacacctctcatccctatataaggaatacgactctGAAGGTCAACCTAAGCAGAAAAAGACCTAAAAAGTGGATGAAGGTGGAGatgaagctatcttgaagacccggagcgatatcaccttctagtttctttcttttacccttatttctttcttttatgtttagttttgtttcagaattaatcatggatgtttttactgtttttatgagctaaattcccattaagggaggatgatgaatgttgtttaagtttatgcctagttaataaataattgccattccttcatcttgttTGTGAatattatctatatttgtgtttaattccatgtgcaagattgatcaccttttacatgtttaatgatctcaattcgaaatctgaaaagtgagaattgagaatgctaaaattggatagtctaggttttgatgtgaaacgaaagtatttacatagccttagtgacaaatagattattgcttaatgctgattttatgttaatttaattaagaagttaattagagaacataaggtttagaacctaaaagatctgaaaagagttaggttaaattcataatctgtcattcacattaagataaggatagcaattaggtattaacattggtaacttatcaacaggattcacctccctaatctcttatcttgattaattgtcgtttattctttttaattttctgagttattttctttaaaattgcaaaattattgttttaccaaatagaatcataagtatagttagtagtacttaatccaattccctgtggttcgatctcacttgcgtgagatactacttgattgcgtatacttgcgtattaATCATAAAATTCGTAACAGAAGTCAATCTATAATTCTATAGTGACTAATCATAATTCTAGGAGTGTTCATAAAATACGCAATTCAATCCAATTCGCAAAGTGCAGATATTCGTACTTGTGCAGATTTGAtttgattgaaaaatctaatatTCGTACTTGTGTagattggatgttgattgatatgtaaaagtaaccgatcaaATTCAATCCACTGTCCACACATATTTTAATATCTTAGTGTAAAAGATATGAATTTAAAAATCTAAcacatatgatataaaaatatttcaaaatttaataagttaaatgtatattctatttttaatataagaaaattacaatctaaaataaaattatatgtttctttatatacatttttttttctttaaatttgttattttttgttttatttatttttatttgttggagacataaaacaataataatttattttattttgttgttagttatgTCAAAATAATTTATCTAATTCACACTTTTACAAATTTGATTGGATtgtatttgaattattatgcagattgaatttaaaatataaaatctacACTAAGTTAGTACAAATCGAATATACTATGAGCAGAATAATGCGAATTAATAAATACTCTTAAAAAAACTAGAGACATTAGATCATATTTGAAAAATGATAAGGCTTTGAGTAAATGAAAATGACCATTATTACttcaatcaattatttttttatgtgttttactAGTGATGTATAGAGAAGTGCTCATGTATGGAAATAATCGAAACATGAGAGGTGTTCTTGCTTGTAAGTTGTATTACGGTATTGTTTTATTTCCCACCTAACCATTGTCTTTATACGAATTCGATGATATCtagttttttttattggtaAGCGGATTAATTTGATGAACAAAAATTGATCAAAACcactttattttagtttttaattttctcaaaaaagcatctctaataatattatttttatttttcgttaaaataaaaaattatttttattgttattacttaaattatattttctattttagttagtatttaattattttaataatattatataagttaaatttattaaacataaattttataaaataataaataataataataattttgattagAATATTATTACAAAAGTTTAAAGTTTAAACAGCTCTCTCTACCCCTTTATTatagagtattttttttatggttaagtttcttttttaatctaatttttatgTCTATTAACTTTACAAAACGACTTTATCAATAGAGAGTATTAAGATGGGAGTTTGCTTTACTTGGGGCATTGATAACTATGTGTATTATTGTAAAATACTctctaatattttaattagttgtaatttttttctttttattttaagaacTTGTAACTTTGGAGCTCGTAGCTAAGTGtgcattttctaaaaatttgtcCGGCATAGTTGACCTATCTTCTATCCCAAATTTGTAATGATCATATGTTTTATTTCTTCAACCTATAAATCtcttattaaaagaaaaaaattatagtttgaGATGTCAATTTTGAGCACGTGGTGGGAAGCAAGAGGCAAAAGCAGTGGCTTATAGGAAAGAAGAGGCGCGTAGGgtagaaagaattaaaaaatgagaaaatcatTGAAGAAGCGGATAAGGGGTCACTCACACAGTTGGGCGTTGGTTTGATAAGGTACCTTCCAGCTTACTACCAGctcttctttcaaaaaaaaaaaaaagcttactACCAGCTCACAATACCTGTAATTTCTAAacaaacttaaatatcaatttttatttttctattataaaatcatcatttcataaaaacttctatttttctatttttattcaaataatttcaTAGTCTAGCTTCAATCGAACAAATTCAAACCCtttaagaatattttcaatgatAAAACTTTGAAGGATGTTAGTAAAATATTGAAATGCTATATTAttagagaaaaaataatattattttaaaaatttacatggtattgatgttattattttttttaataaaaaattaaagttaaaaaattattataatagaaattaaaatatatattaaataataatatgtaagataataattataatatttgtaAAGAGTCTTATACACTTTTGTTTTTGGAcatcaacttttttttaataaaataaaaaatatgaaaaacggtGAATCTGATGCAAAATTCTGTACACGATGTGGGaccctaaataaataaaaatcacaaATATACAATTTCTAGGGAGTTGTTTTCAGTAGGACACGTGTCACCAACTCAAACCAACATTTTTGCCTTTAATATGGTTTTCTCTACTCTTCTCTGTTTTTGAacaagaaaatgaaaaatacaaaaaccaaTGACCAGCAAGCGTTTGAATTTGATTGGTTGGTTGTGACTCTCTGAAAGATCGAAAACGAGAAAAAGTTTGTAGcttttctaataaaaaactaatttttatttatttttctctgaAAAAAGTAATTTTTCAGAGACCCCTATAAGAGTAGGAGGGGTTTCTGGAACATTTTTTTTGAAGGTCTCTTGTctagaaaaagaagagaaagagaagcaagcccttcttctttattttgttttgtggttgaagaagaaaaggaaaGGAGGAGGGTCTGTAAAGAAATGATTAGATTGTGGATAACTTCTTTGCAATTAGCAGAATTGTTTGTGAGCTCTTTGGTTCATCTTCTATATGGGTTTTATATATTTAGCTCAGCGGTGGCTGGTGATCTTTCTCAGGCTTTGAATGAAATATTTAAGCCTAATGTCAACATTGAGTTGAATGAGATTGTTCCTCACGACAGACCCGGAAATGTTGAGGATTTGCCTCCTATTGTTTTGGTTCATGGGATTTTTGGTTTTGGTAAAGGGGTACGTTCTTTATCTGAAATGGGTTtgaatttaaaaggaaaaatatagaaaaataacaaagagAGAATTATGATTTTGGTAGCATTTCTGGGTTGTCATAATTTgtttctaattatattttcttatatgggTATGGTTTTTTCTTATAGAGATTGGGAGGTTTATCCTACTTTGCCGGTGCAGAGAAGAAAGACGAAAGAGTCCTGGTACCTGATTTGGGGTCCTTGACAAGCATTTACGATAGGTATGAGCTTAAAGCTAGCTTTTCTTTGGTGAATGGTGATGATTCTTCTGGGTTTAAATCTTCTTGTTCAAGCAAAAGCTTTAATGGGTTTTTGTCATTTTCAGGGCTAGGGAATTGTTCTATTATTTGAAAGGTGGGCAAGTTGATTATGGAGAAGAACACAGCAAAGCTTGTGGGCACTCCCAATTTGGTCGTGTTTATGAACAAGGTATCTTCTTCTTACTGATTTTGCAGCCCTTTCTTTTTAACATTTTCACTTTTTATTTTGTCTCATTCTTATTAAGTTATTATTACTCTTTGTTTTGTTTACAGGGCATTATCCTGAATGGGATGAGGATCACCCTATTCATTTTGTTGGCCATTCGGCTGGGGCCCAGGTTGTTCGTGTTCTGCAACAAATGCTTGCTGATAAGGTTTGTTGAATCTTACAAATCAACTGTAATCATCTCTAGATTTGATAAAGTTCGAATATTTTGCTATTGTTATGTTTTGTTTCAGGCATTTAAGGGATTTGAGAACACCAATGAGAATTGGGTATTGAGCATTACTTCCTTGTCTGGAGCTTTCAATGGAACCACAAGGACCTACTTAGATGGGATGCAGTGAGTTTCATTTgcattttttaatcattttctttTGAACTTCAGTTATTACTATTAGCATAATCTAATTCTACATTAACCAATATATGAGTTGATGATATCATACTAGAAGTTTTCAAAGAATTATTCGATTATGTATTATCTTGTTGAGTTTTGATTCTTCCCTTTTCTTGTTACTAAAAAGTAGTTACTGGTTTCTATTTGTTCCAGGCCAGAAGATGGGAGGTCCATGAAAGCTATATGTTTGTTGCAGCTATGTCGTTTAGGTGTTATTATTTATGACTGGTTTGATATTCCATGGCTGAAGGCCTATTACAACTTCGGTTTCGATCACTTCAACATGTCTTGGAAGAAAACCGGTATTTGGGGTCTCCTTGATTGCCTGTTAGGGTATTCAGGTCCATTTGCTTCCGGTGATTGGATCCTGCCCGACCTTACAATTCAAGGATCGATAAGATTGAATAGTCACTTACATACATTTCCCAACACCTACTACTTCAGCTATGCTACCAAGCGTACTAAGAAGATCTTTGGAATCACAGTCCCTTCTGGGATACTTGGAATTCATCCAATGCTTTTCATTAGAGTATTGCAGATGAGCCAATGGCGTCATCCCCCAGACGTTTCTCCTCCATTCAAAGGATACAGGTAGGCTTACACTGGTTTTTCTTTGTTAACACAATCACCTAATTTAACTCTAGATATCGAGTTTTCAATTCGTTTATTGGTTATTTTGCATATGCAGGGATGAGGATTGGCAGGACAATGATGGAGCACTCAATACCATATCCATGACACACCCTCGTCTTCCTATCGAGCATCCTAATCGCTTTGTTGAAAATGAATCAGATTGCCAACCTATGGAACCGGGCATCTGGTCAGTAATACTTCTATGCATATAACATCTAGTTCTCTACT from Cannabis sativa cultivar Pink pepper isolate KNU-18-1 chromosome 4, ASM2916894v1, whole genome shotgun sequence carries:
- the LOC115712779 gene encoding uncharacterized protein LOC115712779, translating into MIRLWITSLQLAELFVSSLVHLLYGFYIFSSAVAGDLSQALNEIFKPNVNIELNEIVPHDRPGNVEDLPPIVLVHGIFGFGKGRLGGLSYFAGAEKKDERVLVPDLGSLTSIYDRARELFYYLKGGQVDYGEEHSKACGHSQFGRVYEQGHYPEWDEDHPIHFVGHSAGAQVVRVLQQMLADKAFKGFENTNENWVLSITSLSGAFNGTTRTYLDGMQPEDGRSMKAICLLQLCRLGVIIYDWFDIPWLKAYYNFGFDHFNMSWKKTGIWGLLDCLLGYSGPFASGDWILPDLTIQGSIRLNSHLHTFPNTYYFSYATKRTKKIFGITVPSGILGIHPMLFIRVLQMSQWRHPPDVSPPFKGYRDEDWQDNDGALNTISMTHPRLPIEHPNRFVENESDCQPMEPGIWYYKIVEGDHILFIVNRERAGVQFDMIYDSIFERCRKHVFRKTPPILPNQNHQ